The Hymenobacter oligotrophus genome has a window encoding:
- a CDS encoding DinB family protein, which produces MNANTFLQQLQAAVRRLQQTTEAELAPLSSEALNHKSNAQSWSVLECLEHLNRYSRYYLPAFEQAMQHPRRPGATAEVGYSWLGKKSLEVVRPGNGKASKTVKHMNPAGSQLSRGVLEEFLQHQSRLLAVLAAAHTADLNRKAVPVEFFRLLKLRLGEALEFVVLHEERHVQQAQRAAKQAQAAAPALVV; this is translated from the coding sequence ATGAACGCCAACACCTTTCTTCAGCAACTGCAAGCCGCGGTGCGCCGCCTGCAGCAAACCACCGAAGCCGAACTAGCGCCGCTTTCGAGCGAAGCGCTTAACCACAAGAGCAACGCCCAAAGTTGGAGCGTGCTCGAGTGCTTGGAGCACCTCAACCGCTACAGCCGCTACTACCTGCCGGCTTTCGAGCAGGCCATGCAGCACCCGCGGCGGCCCGGCGCCACTGCCGAAGTGGGCTACAGCTGGCTGGGCAAGAAGTCGCTGGAAGTGGTGCGGCCCGGCAACGGCAAAGCCAGCAAAACCGTGAAGCACATGAACCCCGCGGGCAGCCAACTAAGCCGCGGCGTGCTCGAGGAGTTTTTGCAGCATCAATCGCGCCTGCTGGCCGTGCTGGCCGCCGCCCACACCGCCGACCTCAACCGCAAAGCCGTGCCCGTGGAGTTTTTCCGGCTGTTGAAGCTGCGTTTGGGTGAGGCGTTGGAGTTTGTAGTGCTGCACGAGGAGCGCCACGTGCAGCAAGCCCAGCGTGCTGCCAAGCAAGCCCAAGCCGCCGCACCAGCCTTGGTGGTGTAG
- the proS gene encoding proline--tRNA ligase, which translates to MSKQLPKRSEDYSLWYNELVKRAGLAENSAVRGCMVIKPYGYAIWEKMQRTLDDMFKRTGHQNAYFPLFVPKSLFEAEEKNAEGFAKECAVVTHYRLQTDPDNAGKLRVDPNAKLEEELVVRPTSEAIIWSTYKGWIQSYRDLPLLINQWANVVRWEMRTRLFLRTAEFLWQEGHTAHATDAEALAETRQMLDVYAEFAEEHLALPVVKGVKTENERFAGAVETYCIEGLMQDGKALQAGTSHFLGQNFAKAFDVKFQTKEGGLEHVWGTSWGVSTRLMGALVMAHSDDEGLVLPPKLAPIQVVIVPIYKTGQLDELLERIRPIQMGLIARGISVKVDDRDTERPGFKFAEWELKGVPVRLAVGARDLDNGTVEVARRDTKEKMNLPLADIVSSIDQLLQDIQQNIYRRALRFREEHTTRVESYEEFKQVLDGKGGFVLAHYDGTSETEERIKEETKATIRCLALAEPDEEGVCIVTGKPSTRRAHFARAY; encoded by the coding sequence ATGAGCAAACAGTTGCCCAAGCGCAGCGAAGATTATTCCCTGTGGTACAACGAGTTGGTGAAGCGCGCCGGCCTTGCCGAAAACTCCGCCGTGCGGGGATGCATGGTCATCAAGCCCTACGGCTACGCCATCTGGGAAAAAATGCAGCGCACCCTGGACGACATGTTCAAGCGCACCGGCCACCAGAATGCTTACTTCCCGCTCTTCGTACCCAAAAGCTTGTTTGAAGCCGAGGAGAAAAACGCCGAGGGTTTTGCCAAAGAGTGCGCCGTAGTGACGCACTACCGCCTGCAAACCGACCCCGACAACGCGGGTAAACTGCGCGTCGACCCGAACGCCAAGCTGGAGGAAGAGCTGGTGGTGCGCCCCACCTCGGAGGCCATCATCTGGAGCACGTACAAAGGCTGGATTCAGAGCTACCGCGACCTGCCGCTGCTCATCAACCAGTGGGCCAACGTGGTACGCTGGGAAATGCGCACGCGCCTGTTTCTGCGCACGGCCGAGTTCCTGTGGCAGGAAGGCCACACCGCCCACGCCACCGACGCCGAAGCCCTGGCCGAAACCCGCCAAATGCTGGACGTGTACGCCGAGTTTGCCGAAGAGCACCTGGCGCTGCCCGTGGTAAAGGGCGTGAAGACAGAGAATGAACGCTTCGCCGGTGCCGTAGAAACCTACTGCATCGAGGGGTTGATGCAGGATGGCAAGGCACTGCAAGCCGGCACTTCGCACTTCTTGGGTCAGAACTTCGCGAAGGCGTTCGACGTGAAGTTTCAGACGAAAGAAGGCGGCCTCGAGCACGTGTGGGGTACGTCGTGGGGCGTGAGCACGCGCCTGATGGGTGCCCTGGTAATGGCGCACTCCGACGACGAAGGCCTGGTGCTGCCGCCCAAGCTGGCGCCGATTCAGGTAGTGATTGTGCCGATTTACAAAACCGGCCAACTCGACGAGCTGCTGGAGCGCATCCGCCCCATTCAGATGGGCCTGATTGCGCGCGGCATCTCGGTGAAAGTAGACGACCGCGACACCGAGCGCCCGGGCTTTAAGTTTGCCGAGTGGGAGCTGAAAGGCGTACCCGTGCGCCTGGCCGTAGGTGCCCGCGACTTGGACAACGGCACCGTGGAGGTAGCTCGCCGCGACACCAAGGAGAAGATGAACCTGCCGCTGGCCGACATCGTGAGCAGCATCGACCAGCTGCTGCAGGACATTCAGCAGAACATTTACCGCCGGGCCTTGCGCTTCCGCGAAGAGCACACCACCCGTGTGGAAAGCTACGAGGAGTTCAAGCAGGTGCTCGACGGCAAAGGCGGCTTCGTACTGGCCCACTACGACGGCACCTCCGAAACCGAAGAGCGCATCAAGGAAGAAACCAAGGCCACCATCCGGTGCCTGGCCCTGGCCGAGCCCGACGAAGAAGGCGTGTGCATTGTAACCGGCAAGCCCTCGACGCGCCGCGCCCACTTTGCCCGCGCGTACTAG
- a CDS encoding Crp/Fnr family transcriptional regulator has protein sequence MLAEALGQVPYFGAREVEALVAAWNKPITLRRGENLVQHGQVERNLYFVKSGLLRIYYPTETEEICVGFAYAPNVVCSFPSFVHGTPSEYCIQALRQSELLGISKNDFTALLELLPNIARFWREELEKVLVGRIDREIDLLLAEPERRLERLLRRSPHLFQLVPKKYIASYLRMTPETLSRLR, from the coding sequence ATGTTAGCCGAAGCCCTAGGTCAAGTCCCGTATTTTGGTGCCCGCGAGGTAGAGGCGCTGGTGGCGGCTTGGAACAAGCCCATTACGCTGCGCCGCGGCGAGAACCTGGTGCAGCACGGGCAGGTAGAGCGCAACCTGTACTTCGTGAAAAGCGGCTTGCTGCGCATTTACTACCCTACCGAAACCGAGGAAATTTGCGTGGGCTTTGCCTACGCGCCCAATGTGGTATGCTCGTTCCCGTCTTTTGTGCACGGCACGCCTTCGGAGTATTGCATTCAGGCGCTGCGGCAAAGCGAGCTGCTGGGCATCAGCAAAAACGACTTTACGGCCCTATTGGAGCTGCTGCCCAACATTGCCCGCTTTTGGCGCGAAGAGCTGGAGAAGGTGCTCGTGGGCCGCATCGATCGGGAAATTGATTTACTGCTGGCCGAGCCCGAACGCCGCCTGGAAAGATTGCTGCGCCGCAGCCCGCACCTCTTTCAGTTGGTGCCTAAAAAGTACATTGCCTCGTACCTGCGCATGACACCCGAAACGCTCAGCCGGCTGCGCTAA